Proteins from one Mesotoga infera genomic window:
- a CDS encoding ABC transporter substrate-binding protein produces MKKLLLLIVISIAAISLAVTEITFWYALSGVSGESIKSIIDAFNASQSDIIVKTVYSGSYADTAQKITAALAANTLPNGGIIPAGPIFTGAQDNYVLLDYMLADPEFDMDDFYPAMWDYSKYQGKICAIPFNISTPIFYYNKDLMRASGLDPENPPQNWEELLTAAKAITKDTNGDGVPDIWGVDMADAPWIFKAFLLQNENNIIDVATMTPLFDNARGIETAQFWKRLIDEKAMPVGQHSLAEKMFLGGTLGFYLGSSNRIGRWLGTTSFEFGATFLPAGVVRAVPIGGAVAVLFPKNKKEDEATYRLIKWLTTPENVAKFAMETGYLPTRKSALELPETQQFMESAPMWRVAFEQLTFAFSYWHFNEMGTMDTMIAEALEKIERGVSSPADAMRELTRNLKAEIEANLE; encoded by the coding sequence GTGAAAAAATTACTGCTCTTAATCGTTATTTCGATAGCGGCTATATCGCTCGCCGTTACCGAGATCACTTTCTGGTATGCCCTGAGCGGTGTATCGGGAGAATCGATCAAATCCATCATCGATGCCTTCAATGCGAGCCAGAGCGATATCATAGTCAAGACGGTCTACTCGGGAAGCTACGCCGACACAGCGCAAAAGATAACGGCCGCTCTCGCAGCCAACACCTTACCCAACGGCGGCATCATCCCGGCCGGACCGATCTTCACCGGCGCGCAGGATAATTACGTCCTGCTCGACTACATGCTGGCCGACCCGGAATTCGATATGGACGATTTCTACCCCGCCATGTGGGACTACTCCAAGTACCAGGGCAAGATCTGTGCGATTCCTTTCAACATAAGCACTCCGATCTTCTATTACAACAAGGACCTCATGAGGGCTTCGGGACTTGACCCGGAGAACCCTCCACAGAACTGGGAAGAACTCCTGACGGCCGCGAAGGCAATAACCAAAGACACCAACGGAGACGGCGTGCCGGACATATGGGGAGTCGATATGGCCGACGCTCCCTGGATATTCAAAGCCTTCCTGCTTCAGAACGAAAACAACATCATAGACGTGGCCACAATGACTCCGCTCTTCGACAACGCGCGGGGAATAGAGACGGCCCAGTTCTGGAAGAGGTTGATCGATGAGAAAGCTATGCCCGTCGGCCAGCACTCTCTGGCAGAGAAGATGTTCCTGGGAGGCACACTCGGTTTCTATCTGGGCAGTTCCAACAGAATAGGCAGATGGCTGGGCACTACGAGTTTCGAATTCGGAGCAACTTTCCTTCCTGCAGGCGTTGTGAGAGCAGTCCCTATCGGTGGTGCGGTAGCCGTTCTCTTCCCGAAGAACAAGAAAGAAGACGAAGCGACCTACAGGCTTATCAAATGGTTGACCACACCCGAGAACGTAGCCAAATTCGCCATGGAAACCGGTTATCTTCCAACTAGAAAATCGGCGCTCGAATTACCGGAAACTCAGCAATTCATGGAAAGCGCGCCGATGTGGCGGGTGGCCTTCGAACAGCTCACATTCGCTTTTTCGTACTGGCACTTCAACGAGATGGGAACAATGGACACCATGATAGCCGAAGCGCTAGAGAAAATCGAGCGGGGCGTTTCCAGCCCGGCCGACGCCATGAGAGAATTGACCCGGAATCTCAAAGCGGAGATCGAGGCAAACCTGGAATGA
- a CDS encoding sugar phosphate isomerase/epimerase family protein → MRVSFSTAALYPRPSLESLSLLGKTGYSEAELMPQCMEETKPEFAKETVKTGIWVSSIHFPLAFFSILYNPYPGMMKEARIMAEEMTRSAEIMKSEVVVVHALPKMDAVKARLFEEPVIEVLRTLADELESAGVKLAVENNPSTLGDTPQGLLESLERINHVNAFPMVDTTESWEAGIDPAYFIEQVRPIHLHLSDHVGDQKHIPAGQGEGDWKAILSVLKEIGYGGIYVLEPAYRHYLEDVEAKLRLARKSLDIFL, encoded by the coding sequence ATGAGAGTTTCGTTTTCGACTGCCGCACTTTATCCCAGGCCGAGCCTTGAGTCGCTCTCTCTACTCGGGAAGACAGGTTACAGCGAAGCCGAACTGATGCCTCAATGTATGGAAGAGACGAAACCGGAGTTTGCAAAGGAAACTGTCAAGACGGGGATATGGGTCAGCTCGATCCATTTTCCGCTCGCCTTTTTCTCGATTCTCTACAACCCGTATCCGGGTATGATGAAAGAGGCCCGGATCATGGCCGAAGAGATGACCAGATCGGCGGAGATCATGAAAAGCGAAGTAGTTGTGGTCCACGCTTTACCGAAGATGGATGCTGTCAAGGCGCGGCTTTTCGAAGAACCTGTCATCGAAGTTCTGAGAACTCTGGCCGATGAGCTCGAGTCTGCCGGGGTAAAGCTGGCAGTCGAAAACAACCCCAGCACGCTCGGTGACACGCCGCAAGGACTTCTTGAATCATTGGAAAGGATAAATCACGTCAACGCCTTCCCGATGGTCGACACAACCGAATCCTGGGAAGCGGGAATCGACCCGGCGTATTTCATTGAGCAGGTAAGACCCATCCATCTCCATTTGAGCGACCACGTCGGTGATCAAAAGCACATTCCAGCCGGGCAGGGCGAGGGTGACTGGAAGGCCATACTCTCGGTTTTGAAGGAGATTGGCTACGGCGGTATTTACGTCCTTGAACCGGCCTACCGCCATTATCTGGAAGACGTGGAAGCGAAGTTGAGGCTGGCCAGAAAATCTCTGGATATCTTTCTCTGA
- a CDS encoding diacylglycerol kinase family protein, with translation MRVSVLFNPGAGKSDRFATIAGEILDRFESHILFTGEGDFGEILLKKADVRVVRTSRVSFIETLEEYLAGFIERNTDLIIGVGGDGFLAHIASFLIENGLRTPLMGIAGGTANVGPLIGYDIDRLRKLNPEKLHIESITALVAKSGREKNRYAFNDIVVGDTFLGTIDGKMVNLSAADFIRDLSKIEVRPSENIATENFGIYKNGRPLPPPPFKVAQIVISPLFKKDFYAGKAVTGALCWAPYFSSGAAISILDTVVIDSQLEDPDKPVCIQQMLFDANDLIEIDGLSSYLIADGNVCYKTSETVSIRCLEGIVKSVRPALD, from the coding sequence TTGAGAGTCTCGGTACTGTTCAATCCCGGCGCCGGAAAGAGCGATAGGTTCGCCACGATAGCCGGTGAGATTCTAGACAGGTTCGAAAGCCACATTTTATTCACCGGCGAGGGCGACTTCGGTGAAATCCTTCTGAAGAAGGCCGATGTCCGGGTAGTGCGAACTTCAAGGGTATCTTTCATCGAGACTCTCGAGGAGTATCTCGCGGGTTTCATTGAAAGGAACACGGATCTAATTATCGGTGTGGGCGGGGACGGTTTTCTCGCCCACATCGCTTCCTTTCTCATCGAAAATGGATTGCGGACCCCACTCATGGGTATAGCCGGAGGTACCGCGAACGTGGGTCCCCTGATCGGGTACGATATCGATCGTCTGAGGAAGCTCAACCCCGAAAAACTGCACATCGAAAGCATTACGGCGCTGGTTGCGAAAAGTGGCCGGGAAAAAAACCGCTACGCTTTCAACGATATCGTCGTGGGAGACACGTTTCTCGGAACCATCGATGGGAAAATGGTCAACCTTAGCGCGGCCGATTTCATCAGAGACCTCTCGAAAATTGAGGTCAGACCCTCGGAAAATATAGCCACAGAGAATTTCGGGATTTATAAGAACGGCCGGCCCCTTCCTCCTCCACCCTTCAAGGTAGCGCAGATAGTTATATCTCCCCTGTTCAAAAAGGACTTCTACGCGGGGAAGGCCGTAACGGGCGCTTTGTGCTGGGCGCCTTACTTTTCCTCCGGAGCGGCCATCTCGATTCTGGATACCGTCGTGATCGATTCGCAACTGGAAGATCCCGATAAACCCGTCTGCATTCAACAGATGCTTTTCGACGCAAACGACTTGATCGAAATCGACGGCCTGTCTTCTTATTTGATCGCCGATGGCAATGTGTGCTACAAAACCAGCGAAACGGTCTCTATTAGATGCCTGGAAGGAATTGTTAAAAGCGTAAGACCGGCCCTCGATTAG
- a CDS encoding ADP-ribosylglycohydrolase family protein, which produces MNKYLKALQALAVGDAMGMPTEFMTRDTVRRFGLVSELLDPAVSPIHSNLRKGSITDDTEQNLYLIDAYCKNGEITVESTADALIRWVRETAADSRGYIGPSSLKALKAIESGEDPLKAGRGGTTCGAAMRAPAAALCSRGDSPEKLAGDIYNCSLPTHNTNLAIEASLAMGFAVDAAARGAGIEEVLKASLEGASRIDNFDTPDYVGASSAWKIKYLVELLAGKREIDVILDTIYYLNGTGLPANEVVPAALAIFYVAKGDVWLSIRMGASVGGDTDTIAALAGLLTALHSGDHNIPEEVVEEVLEVNGLDLSGVAEMLEEKRKRV; this is translated from the coding sequence TTGAACAAATATCTTAAAGCCCTCCAGGCCCTGGCCGTCGGCGATGCCATGGGCATGCCCACGGAGTTCATGACGAGAGATACTGTACGCAGGTTCGGACTCGTTTCGGAGCTTCTCGATCCGGCCGTTTCTCCCATCCATTCAAATCTCAGAAAGGGATCAATAACCGACGACACCGAGCAGAACCTCTATCTCATCGATGCCTACTGCAAAAACGGAGAGATAACGGTTGAAAGTACGGCCGACGCCCTTATACGCTGGGTAAGAGAGACCGCAGCCGACTCGAGGGGCTACATAGGCCCAAGCTCTTTGAAGGCCTTGAAAGCGATAGAAAGCGGCGAAGACCCGCTTAAGGCCGGAAGAGGCGGAACTACCTGCGGGGCAGCGATGAGAGCGCCCGCCGCGGCTCTTTGTAGTAGAGGCGATTCGCCGGAAAAACTGGCCGGAGACATATACAACTGTTCTCTTCCGACGCACAACACCAATCTCGCGATCGAGGCTTCGCTAGCGATGGGGTTTGCCGTCGATGCGGCGGCCAGGGGAGCGGGGATAGAGGAGGTTCTGAAAGCCTCCCTGGAAGGCGCTTCTCGCATAGACAACTTCGACACCCCCGATTATGTGGGCGCTTCATCGGCCTGGAAGATCAAATACTTGGTCGAACTGCTCGCCGGCAAGAGAGAGATCGACGTTATCCTCGACACGATATATTACCTGAACGGAACTGGGCTGCCTGCCAACGAGGTGGTGCCGGCCGCCCTGGCGATATTTTACGTTGCGAAGGGAGATGTATGGCTTTCAATAAGAATGGGCGCTTCAGTTGGCGGCGACACAGATACGATCGCGGCTCTCGCCGGTCTTCTGACGGCGCTTCACTCGGGAGACCACAATATACCGGAGGAAGTAGTCGAAGAGGTGCTCGAAGTCAACGGACTGGATCTCTCAGGAGTCGCGGAGATGCTCGAAGAGAAAAGGAAGAGAGTATAA
- a CDS encoding MFS transporter gives MYGVMLGSVTIGFVFSIVNMLLIPLLKESFTPAISGFIVSAGMLLAAAAGPLIGLWSDRIGKRLPFIGGLVVLSFSGTLLPILNNSVASACGGVILAFCAYSFLGPYSSLVADRAEASGANRGFGAVMGAVNVSGFAASLVINRLYEVGTDITLFALSAGVLLPFIFPLLSAPRHEHLERPDSIEKMTLRAVVEILSKPVLFFFSMQFFAWFSIGGLFPFLTSFLSSETSMSLSTAVTWFGGSTLLSGITSFFTATAAKAFGEKRLLVVSLSVIASIGCLYSALYGRLLSGTGAGYAGVSVFLLSSLGLGFYYSLSSATLAKLVEPHKRGVAFGINSIFMILSQAVSVALMGGLISAWGYRGMILVCTVGFVLAALSASRIS, from the coding sequence ATGTACGGCGTGATGCTGGGAAGCGTGACGATAGGATTCGTCTTCAGCATAGTTAACATGCTCCTCATCCCCTTGCTCAAAGAGAGCTTCACGCCGGCCATTTCCGGCTTCATAGTCTCTGCGGGCATGTTGCTCGCTGCCGCCGCCGGCCCTCTTATAGGTCTCTGGAGCGACCGCATCGGAAAGAGGCTCCCCTTCATAGGAGGACTGGTAGTCCTCTCCTTTTCCGGCACTCTTCTGCCGATATTGAACAACTCCGTCGCTTCGGCCTGTGGGGGAGTTATACTGGCCTTTTGCGCGTACAGCTTTCTTGGTCCGTATTCATCGCTGGTGGCCGACCGGGCCGAAGCTTCCGGGGCCAACCGGGGCTTTGGGGCGGTGATGGGAGCGGTGAACGTTTCGGGTTTCGCGGCCTCGCTAGTGATAAACCGGCTGTACGAAGTAGGCACCGACATCACCCTGTTCGCCCTCTCCGCCGGTGTGTTGCTGCCCTTCATCTTTCCTCTGCTTTCTGCGCCGCGCCATGAACATCTCGAACGGCCAGATTCTATCGAGAAGATGACTTTGAGAGCTGTCGTCGAAATCCTCTCAAAACCTGTGCTCTTCTTCTTTTCGATGCAGTTCTTCGCCTGGTTCTCCATCGGCGGTCTCTTCCCTTTTTTAACGTCCTTCCTCTCTTCGGAGACTTCTATGTCTCTTTCGACGGCCGTTACCTGGTTCGGTGGTTCGACGCTCCTTTCGGGAATCACTTCCTTTTTCACGGCCACTGCGGCAAAGGCTTTTGGAGAGAAGCGTTTACTTGTAGTTTCTCTATCGGTAATCGCTTCGATAGGTTGCCTGTACTCTGCCCTTTACGGGAGATTGCTGAGCGGAACGGGTGCAGGTTATGCCGGTGTAAGCGTCTTCCTTCTCTCCTCGCTCGGCCTCGGCTTTTATTACTCGCTGAGTTCTGCGACGCTGGCCAAACTCGTAGAACCACACAAAAGAGGTGTAGCCTTCGGCATCAACAGCATCTTTATGATACTCTCGCAAGCCGTATCCGTCGCCCTCATGGGAGGCTTGATATCGGCCTGGGGATACCGCGGGATGATCCTGGTCTGTACGGTGGGCTTTGTACTTGCAGCCCTTTCTGCTAGCAGGATCTCGTAG
- a CDS encoding alpha-mannosidase, with protein sequence MYYSKKDAYGKFFRAIGELVPYSIVRRNLKNTWIFQNRENINPGFRWSPRDFPVHFCRKIMLPYLHEDQELSLRLWFGGESLVKVDGKAYGELNEYHREIDVTEFAGKRILVEVETVPKGLFGSSVESPTFSEAFLIIYDTQIKGFITKLRNVLEVFMYSEDGVLCERLYNVLNRVLSLVKIPRDSANYARGLLDDPAMAREVTSVWKAEDFELAETRSLPESFRRSFLEAGNFLDRELRVIKDSTKAFGEMTLAGHAHIDYAWLWPLSETRRKIRRTFANAVRLSKKYGEFVYSQSSAAMYADIMESDPELFREIKRLILEGRWEAVGGMWVESDTNLVNGESLVRQFLYGQRFFEKHFGKRSRTAWLPDVFGFTWILPQIMKKAGIDFFFTTKIYWSEKNKPQRDLFRWRGIDGSEVIYHSFNNPGNGYNGLLGPKEILTTMKNYKERALHDETIFSFGYGDGGGGPTDEMLDNYRVLRDIPGMPELKMRPFEKFFEDLPEGLELHVHDGELYLELHRGTYTSQGRMKMAHRNAERSLYLAEALGTMTGYDTGKMERLWRTLLHNEFHDILPGSSIREVYEDALGELFELKNEATKMIEGSLSELSDGDAAYLSLFNPSSSPRRVFFSLPRELGLSLETGEKIVAQKLQNGETLYYSDAEIAPMGSIVMKASRSDVIMETASAGQENTLENDLLLVKVDEEGMSIYDKEFSREVFNGKAALMIYKDIPTHWDGWDIEKDYHLTGERLAPSHISRMESGRIRQSLRVVFDLGMTRVIQDITLHVHSRRVDLFNTIDWHMRRTMLRADLPLNVLTRVARYDLSCGYIERPTTVNNYFQEAAFEVPAHRWVDLSEYGYGVSVLNNGKYGHGVRGSTVSLNLLRSPIFPDFFADEGRHEFVYSIYPHGGSDLLGTLREAENINRDLLAIEGRFKIERPFIEIDAPTIGVMALKLAEEGSGKVLRVAELLGARGRVRIRTAFKFAHAWLCNLLEERIEPLATDGENVALDYEPFGIYTVMFEG encoded by the coding sequence ATGTATTATTCGAAGAAAGATGCGTACGGAAAGTTTTTTCGCGCAATTGGTGAACTCGTTCCCTATTCGATCGTCAGGAGAAACCTGAAAAACACCTGGATATTCCAGAACAGGGAAAACATCAACCCGGGATTCCGCTGGTCGCCGCGGGACTTTCCCGTTCACTTCTGCAGAAAAATCATGCTGCCGTACCTTCATGAAGACCAGGAGCTGTCGTTGAGGCTCTGGTTTGGTGGCGAGAGTCTGGTGAAAGTTGACGGAAAGGCCTACGGCGAGCTGAACGAATACCACAGGGAAATCGATGTGACGGAGTTTGCCGGAAAGAGAATACTGGTCGAGGTCGAGACCGTTCCTAAGGGCCTTTTCGGATCGAGCGTGGAGAGTCCCACCTTTTCAGAGGCCTTTTTGATAATCTATGATACGCAAATCAAGGGCTTCATAACAAAACTTCGCAACGTTCTCGAAGTCTTCATGTATTCGGAAGACGGGGTTTTGTGCGAAAGGTTGTACAACGTTCTTAACAGGGTACTCTCTCTGGTCAAAATTCCCAGAGATTCGGCAAACTACGCGCGCGGGTTGCTCGACGACCCGGCCATGGCGCGTGAGGTGACTTCTGTCTGGAAGGCGGAAGATTTCGAACTGGCCGAAACACGCTCGCTCCCGGAGTCTTTCAGAAGGAGTTTCCTTGAAGCCGGGAACTTTCTGGACAGGGAACTGCGGGTCATCAAGGACTCCACTAAGGCTTTTGGAGAGATGACCCTGGCCGGTCATGCCCACATAGATTACGCGTGGCTCTGGCCTCTTAGCGAAACGCGCAGAAAGATAAGGAGAACTTTCGCCAATGCCGTCAGGCTTTCGAAAAAGTACGGCGAATTCGTCTATTCGCAGTCTTCGGCCGCGATGTACGCAGATATAATGGAATCAGACCCGGAACTGTTTAGAGAGATAAAGCGATTGATCCTTGAAGGCCGCTGGGAAGCTGTCGGGGGTATGTGGGTCGAGAGCGATACCAACCTTGTTAACGGCGAGTCGCTGGTGAGACAGTTTTTGTACGGCCAGCGTTTCTTCGAGAAGCATTTTGGAAAGAGGAGTCGCACGGCCTGGCTTCCAGACGTTTTCGGCTTCACCTGGATACTGCCACAGATAATGAAGAAGGCCGGTATCGATTTCTTCTTTACGACAAAGATCTACTGGAGCGAGAAGAACAAACCGCAAAGAGATCTCTTCAGATGGAGGGGCATAGACGGTTCTGAGGTGATATACCACAGTTTCAACAATCCCGGAAATGGATACAACGGTCTTCTCGGACCGAAAGAGATCCTCACGACCATGAAAAACTACAAAGAGAGAGCCCTGCACGATGAGACCATCTTCTCGTTCGGTTACGGAGACGGCGGGGGAGGGCCTACCGACGAAATGCTCGACAATTACAGGGTTTTGAGAGATATCCCCGGAATGCCGGAGCTCAAGATGAGACCCTTCGAGAAGTTTTTCGAAGACCTGCCGGAGGGTCTGGAGCTTCACGTTCACGACGGAGAACTATACCTTGAGCTTCACAGGGGAACTTACACATCGCAGGGAAGAATGAAGATGGCCCACAGGAACGCCGAACGTTCGCTCTATCTGGCCGAAGCGCTTGGCACCATGACCGGTTACGATACCGGAAAGATGGAAAGACTCTGGCGCACGCTCCTTCACAACGAATTCCACGACATACTTCCCGGCTCTTCAATAAGAGAGGTTTACGAAGATGCTCTGGGCGAGCTCTTCGAACTCAAAAACGAGGCGACGAAGATGATCGAAGGTTCTCTGAGCGAGCTCTCCGATGGAGACGCTGCTTATCTATCTCTTTTCAACCCCTCTTCTTCGCCCAGAAGGGTCTTCTTCTCTCTTCCGCGAGAACTCGGGCTGTCTCTAGAGACGGGCGAGAAGATTGTGGCCCAGAAGTTGCAGAACGGAGAAACGCTGTATTATTCTGATGCCGAGATAGCACCTATGGGCTCGATAGTCATGAAGGCTTCCCGGAGCGATGTGATCATGGAAACGGCCAGTGCAGGACAGGAAAACACGCTTGAAAACGACCTTCTGCTCGTGAAGGTAGATGAAGAGGGAATGAGCATCTACGACAAAGAGTTCTCAAGAGAGGTCTTCAACGGTAAGGCCGCCCTGATGATCTACAAGGATATTCCGACTCACTGGGATGGCTGGGATATCGAAAAGGACTACCATCTGACCGGGGAACGGTTAGCCCCCTCGCACATAAGCAGGATGGAATCGGGAAGGATCAGACAGAGCCTGAGGGTAGTCTTCGATCTGGGAATGACCAGGGTAATTCAGGACATAACCCTACACGTTCATTCAAGAAGAGTGGATCTCTTCAACACGATCGACTGGCACATGAGAAGGACGATGCTCAGGGCCGATCTGCCTTTGAATGTGCTTACACGCGTGGCGAGATACGATCTTTCGTGCGGTTACATCGAAAGACCGACGACCGTCAACAACTATTTCCAGGAGGCTGCTTTCGAAGTCCCCGCTCACAGATGGGTCGATCTTTCCGAGTACGGTTACGGAGTGTCGGTTCTCAACAACGGAAAGTACGGTCACGGAGTGAGGGGAAGCACGGTATCGCTAAACCTTTTGCGTTCTCCGATCTTTCCCGATTTCTTCGCCGATGAAGGCAGACATGAATTCGTCTATTCCATATATCCGCACGGCGGGAGCGATCTGCTGGGGACCCTCAGAGAGGCCGAGAATATCAACAGAGACCTGCTGGCAATCGAAGGGAGGTTCAAGATAGAAAGGCCGTTCATTGAAATTGACGCGCCTACCATCGGCGTCATGGCCCTAAAACTGGCGGAAGAGGGAAGCGGGAAGGTCTTGAGAGTGGCCGAGCTTCTGGGCGCCAGAGGGAGGGTTCGCATAAGAACCGCTTTCAAGTTCGCACATGCCTGGCTCTGCAACTTACTTGAAGAGAGGATCGAACCTCTAGCGACCGATGGGGAAAACGTCGCCTTGGATTATGAACCGTTCGGGATATACACCGTTATGTTCGAGGGGTGA
- a CDS encoding ASKHA domain-containing protein, whose protein sequence is MRLTVHSGEDVFEGDFPPGTTLLSAFGALGIVIDTPCGGAGKCGKCRVRVEGSASLSLPGQVEREILGEALKAGIRLACMTGITGDCHVFLDPGSFQAIATIDEISFEGCDPLVRRRSLAIPSGGVKRDILSTLVENTRENLDLSDFYTGSLDGEISIYTRPGKLVAIDGRRSSNLGVALDIGTTTIATALLDLDSGEVLAKENSMNPQRAFGHDVISRITHTVVEREGLKTLSSVARKAVSKLIEVLCERSERRPGDINEVVVSGNTTMTHLLFGFPVRSIAIAPFSPFYGGIVRKKAGEIGLDLSPFSEVLALPAISGYVGGDIVAGILSTGLREREDELLIDLGTNGEIVISSGGSLLCCSTAAGPAFEGGNITCGVGNVSGAIEKVSFDKSLTLKTIGDTSPSGICGSGLISIVSLFLKNGMIEALGRFSDLQSWPGELRDRFDKKRNGFILSGDVYITLKDLRQFQLAKAALRTGIEVLLKSFYKGGLKKIRIAGGFGSKIDIGDLFTTGILPPWLDCEIVVEGNTSLRGAIATLLYRSSLAEIDAIIGCSKYIELSSLDEFRNMYIDRMGYI, encoded by the coding sequence TTGAGATTGACTGTCCATTCCGGAGAAGATGTATTTGAAGGCGATTTTCCTCCCGGAACGACCCTGCTTTCGGCTTTCGGTGCGCTGGGAATCGTCATCGACACGCCCTGCGGTGGCGCGGGAAAGTGCGGCAAGTGCAGAGTCCGGGTTGAAGGGAGCGCTTCGCTTTCCCTACCCGGCCAGGTGGAACGGGAAATCCTGGGCGAGGCTCTGAAAGCGGGTATAAGACTGGCCTGTATGACCGGAATCACCGGAGATTGCCACGTATTTCTCGATCCCGGATCCTTTCAAGCCATCGCTACGATCGACGAAATCTCTTTTGAAGGGTGCGATCCTTTAGTACGGCGGCGAAGCCTCGCGATCCCTTCAGGCGGAGTGAAGAGAGACATTTTATCGACGCTGGTGGAGAATACCCGGGAGAATCTAGATCTGTCGGATTTTTACACCGGCTCTCTCGACGGGGAGATCTCGATCTACACGAGGCCAGGGAAGCTGGTCGCGATAGACGGCCGGAGAAGCTCCAACCTGGGCGTCGCTCTCGATATAGGTACGACCACTATAGCCACCGCCCTGCTCGATCTGGACAGCGGCGAAGTACTCGCGAAAGAGAACTCGATGAATCCTCAAAGGGCTTTCGGACACGACGTCATCTCGCGCATCACTCACACGGTCGTTGAACGGGAAGGCCTGAAAACTCTTTCGTCGGTGGCCAGGAAGGCCGTTTCGAAACTGATCGAAGTTCTCTGCGAGCGATCGGAAAGGCGGCCCGGAGATATAAACGAGGTGGTGGTTTCCGGGAACACGACGATGACTCACCTTCTGTTCGGATTTCCGGTCAGATCTATCGCCATCGCCCCCTTTTCGCCCTTTTACGGAGGAATCGTGAGGAAGAAAGCCGGGGAGATCGGCCTGGATTTGAGCCCCTTTTCCGAGGTTCTGGCCCTTCCTGCGATTTCGGGCTATGTGGGAGGAGACATCGTGGCCGGGATCCTCTCCACCGGTTTGAGAGAGCGTGAAGACGAGTTGCTGATAGACCTCGGCACCAACGGTGAGATAGTCATATCTTCGGGAGGGAGCTTACTGTGCTGCTCCACGGCCGCCGGACCCGCCTTCGAAGGCGGTAACATCACGTGCGGAGTCGGCAACGTCTCCGGGGCTATCGAGAAGGTCTCTTTCGACAAAAGCCTGACCCTGAAAACGATAGGAGATACTTCACCATCTGGCATATGCGGAAGCGGATTGATTTCCATAGTTTCACTGTTTCTGAAGAACGGTATGATAGAAGCGTTGGGAAGATTCTCGGACCTTCAATCCTGGCCTGGGGAGTTGCGCGACAGATTCGACAAGAAACGCAACGGATTCATACTTTCCGGAGATGTTTACATAACCCTGAAGGATCTGAGACAGTTCCAGCTGGCCAAGGCCGCTTTGAGAACGGGGATTGAAGTCCTTTTGAAGAGCTTCTACAAGGGAGGATTGAAGAAAATAAGGATAGCCGGCGGTTTCGGGAGCAAGATAGATATCGGAGATCTCTTCACCACTGGGATCCTCCCGCCCTGGCTGGACTGCGAGATAGTAGTGGAGGGAAACACCTCGCTGAGGGGGGCTATCGCTACTCTTCTTTACAGATCCAGTCTGGCCGAAATCGATGCGATAATTGGCTGTTCAAAGTATATAGAACTTTCCAGTTTGGATGAGTTCAGAAATATGTACATCGACCGTATGGGATACATTTGA